Proteins found in one Lutimonas zeaxanthinifaciens genomic segment:
- a CDS encoding phosphoribosylanthranilate isomerase produces MKVKVCGLKYEDNIKSVSMLNPNYMGFIFYQGSRRNFGGEIPVIDKKIKKVGVFVNEEFEKIRELVEKYQLDAIQLHGDESASDCGHIRRELPELELIKAFAMSGSFEFGQLEEYLESCDYFLFDTKGKERGGNGTLFDWTILEEYPYQKPFFLSGGIGTDEIPALKSFLRSESATFCQVIDVNSKFEIEPGLKKTEELKRFLEFIEKEK; encoded by the coding sequence ATGAAAGTTAAGGTTTGTGGTTTGAAATATGAGGACAATATCAAGTCGGTTTCCATGTTGAATCCGAACTATATGGGTTTCATATTTTATCAAGGATCCAGACGAAATTTTGGCGGGGAGATACCTGTGATTGACAAAAAGATAAAGAAAGTAGGAGTGTTTGTGAATGAAGAGTTTGAGAAGATCAGAGAACTTGTTGAAAAATATCAACTCGATGCCATACAATTGCACGGAGATGAGTCGGCATCAGATTGTGGCCATATCAGGAGGGAACTTCCGGAGCTAGAACTCATAAAGGCTTTTGCCATGTCCGGTTCATTTGAGTTCGGTCAACTGGAAGAATATCTGGAAAGCTGTGATTATTTTTTATTCGACACCAAAGGAAAAGAGAGAGGTGGCAATGGAACTTTGTTCGATTGGACAATACTGGAGGAATACCCCTATCAAAAACCGTTTTTTTTAAGTGGAGGAATTGGTACGGATGAGATCCCGGCGCTTAAGAGTTTTTTGCGGTCAGAATCAGCAACATTTTGTCAGGTGATCGATGTAAACAGCAAGTTTGAAATCGAACCCGGGCTTAAGAAAACAGAGGAGTTAAAAAGATTTTTAGAATTTATAGAAAAAGAGAAATAG
- a CDS encoding BrxA/BrxB family bacilliredoxin, with protein sequence MYPEELVKPMRQELVSAGFQELYSAKDVEEALKKQGTTLVMVNSVCGCAAGTARPGTIASLALDKSPDHLTTVFAGVDVESTQKAREMMVPFPPSSPSIALFKDGQLVHMLERHHIEGRSAEMIAANLAGAYEEYC encoded by the coding sequence ATGTATCCAGAAGAATTGGTAAAACCTATGCGACAAGAACTTGTAAGCGCAGGGTTTCAGGAATTATATTCAGCAAAGGACGTTGAAGAGGCCTTGAAAAAACAAGGAACAACATTGGTCATGGTGAATTCGGTCTGCGGCTGCGCAGCCGGAACAGCAAGGCCGGGAACCATAGCTTCACTGGCTTTAGATAAAAGCCCTGATCATTTAACCACAGTATTTGCTGGAGTAGACGTTGAGTCCACACAGAAAGCAAGAGAAATGATGGTACCTTTCCCTCCATCTTCACCTTCGATAGCCTTGTTCAAAGACGGACAACTGGTTCATATGCTCGAAAGGCATCATATTGAAGGAAGGTCAGCTGAAATGATTGCGGCAAACCTGGCAGGAGCTTACGAAGAATACTGCTAA
- the trpB gene encoding tryptophan synthase subunit beta, protein MKKTYHADEKGYYGNFGGSFVPEMLYPNMETLQNSYLEIMNEPSFKEEFNALLKDYVGRPSPLYFAKRLSSKYGTRIYLKREDLNHTGAHKINNTIGQILLAKRLGKKRIIAETGAGQHGVATATVCALAGMECTVYMGEIDIARQAPNVARMKMLGATVVAATSGSKTLKDATNEAIRAWINDPVEIHYIIGSVVGFHPYPDMVARFQSVISEEMKWQLMEKEGTENPDYVIACVGGGSNAAGAFYHYLDREDVKLVAVEASGKGVDSGESAATSVLGKEGIIHGSKTLLMQTEDGQIIEPYSISAGLDYPGVGPQHAYLFTSGRAEFLNATDDEAMKAGLELSELEGIIPAIETSHALAVLSKMKFKKDDIVVVNLSGRGDKDLSTYINYFNL, encoded by the coding sequence ATGAAAAAGACGTATCACGCTGATGAAAAGGGTTATTATGGGAACTTTGGAGGCTCATTTGTACCCGAAATGCTTTACCCGAATATGGAAACGCTTCAGAATTCCTATTTGGAGATCATGAATGAGCCTTCGTTCAAGGAAGAGTTCAATGCGCTTTTGAAGGATTATGTAGGAAGGCCCTCTCCTTTATATTTTGCTAAAAGATTATCCTCAAAATATGGGACACGTATTTATTTAAAGCGGGAAGACCTTAACCATACCGGGGCTCACAAGATCAATAACACAATTGGCCAGATCCTTCTGGCAAAGCGCCTGGGCAAGAAAAGAATTATTGCCGAAACAGGTGCAGGCCAGCATGGAGTTGCCACAGCTACGGTATGTGCCCTTGCGGGAATGGAGTGTACTGTTTATATGGGTGAGATCGATATTGCAAGGCAGGCACCAAATGTTGCCAGAATGAAAATGCTGGGAGCAACCGTAGTGGCTGCCACTTCCGGAAGTAAAACCTTAAAAGATGCCACCAATGAGGCCATCAGGGCATGGATCAATGATCCTGTAGAGATCCATTATATAATAGGTTCCGTAGTCGGTTTCCATCCTTACCCCGATATGGTTGCGAGATTTCAGTCTGTTATTTCAGAAGAAATGAAATGGCAGCTTATGGAAAAAGAGGGGACAGAGAACCCTGATTATGTTATCGCGTGTGTGGGCGGAGGCAGTAATGCGGCAGGAGCTTTTTATCATTATCTCGACCGGGAGGATGTGAAACTTGTGGCCGTTGAGGCTTCAGGAAAAGGAGTCGACTCGGGAGAATCGGCCGCCACGAGCGTTTTAGGGAAAGAGGGAATCATTCACGGAAGCAAAACCCTTTTAATGCAAACGGAAGACGGGCAGATCATTGAGCCTTATTCGATTTCTGCAGGACTGGATTACCCGGGGGTTGGGCCTCAGCATGCTTATCTGTTTACATCGGGAAGAGCTGAATTCCTCAACGCGACGGATGATGAAGCCATGAAGGCCGGCCTCGAATTGTCTGAACTGGAAGGGATTATTCCGGCAATAGAGACTTCTCATGCGCTTGCAGTTCTTTCTAAAATGAAATTTAAGAAGGATGATATTGTGGTTGTTAACTTATCAGGAAGAGGAGACAAGGATCTCAGCACCTATATCAACTACTTTAACTTATAG
- the trpC gene encoding indole-3-glycerol phosphate synthase TrpC: protein MNILDKIVKDKLIEVEAKKKLLPLSFLVTSPLMERETFSMSESIAGGSGIITEFKRRSPSRQVINQSNGIIEVVTGYQKAKASGVSVLTDTKYFGGALDDLIQARSALTIPVLRKEFIIDPYQVYEAKAFGADTILLIAAILTTEEISLLSQLAYQLELEVLLEVHNQEELEKSDLGNVHMVGVNNRNLKTFEVSLETSKSLARLIPQDKIKISESGISSVEAISSLKQYGFKGFLIGENFMKTKDPGAAAEQFLKELENES from the coding sequence GTGAATATTCTTGATAAAATAGTCAAAGACAAATTAATTGAGGTAGAGGCAAAAAAGAAGTTACTGCCTTTATCCTTTCTGGTCACTTCCCCCTTAATGGAAAGAGAAACGTTTTCCATGTCTGAAAGCATTGCTGGTGGGAGTGGGATAATTACTGAATTCAAAAGAAGAAGCCCTTCAAGACAAGTAATCAACCAAAGCAACGGAATTATAGAAGTTGTAACCGGTTATCAAAAGGCAAAAGCTTCCGGAGTATCTGTCCTGACCGACACCAAGTATTTTGGAGGAGCCCTGGATGATTTAATCCAGGCGAGGTCGGCACTGACGATTCCGGTTTTGCGTAAGGAGTTTATTATAGATCCCTATCAGGTTTATGAAGCAAAAGCATTTGGCGCTGACACCATTTTACTGATTGCGGCAATACTTACAACGGAAGAAATTTCTTTACTGTCTCAACTGGCTTATCAGTTAGAGCTGGAGGTTCTTCTGGAGGTTCATAATCAGGAGGAGTTGGAAAAATCAGATCTTGGAAATGTTCATATGGTCGGGGTTAACAACAGGAACCTAAAAACATTTGAAGTCAGTCTGGAAACCAGTAAGAGCCTTGCCAGGTTGATACCTCAAGATAAAATTAAAATTTCTGAAAGCGGGATCAGTTCAGTTGAGGCTATCAGCAGTTTGAAGCAGTATGGGTTCAAAGGTTTTTTAATAGGAGAGAATTTTATGAAAACTAAGGATCCGGGTGCCGCGGCAGAACAGTTTTTAAAAGAACTCGAGAATGAAAGTTAA
- a CDS encoding enoyl-CoA hydratase/isomerase family protein yields MAYQNIIAEHEDHLGFITIERPKKLNALNKATIEELSDAFKVLEADSDIRAIIITGSGEKAFVAGADISEFSDFDVQEGKELAEKGQTMLFDLVSELSTPVIAAVNGFALGGGLELAMACHIRVSSENARMGLPEVSLGLIPGYGGTQRLTQLVGKGKALEMITTGGMISAEDALKWGLVNYVVPQEQLMDFCEKLGDNIAKNSPNAIKAAIKAVNANVKESVDGFKVEIEEFGNCFGTKDFEEGTTAFLEKRKPNF; encoded by the coding sequence ATGGCATATCAAAATATTATAGCAGAGCACGAGGATCATCTTGGTTTTATAACTATTGAGAGACCAAAAAAACTCAATGCATTAAACAAAGCTACGATTGAAGAATTGAGTGATGCTTTCAAGGTGCTGGAGGCGGATTCAGATATAAGAGCAATTATTATTACCGGAAGCGGTGAAAAAGCTTTTGTTGCAGGTGCTGATATCTCTGAGTTTTCAGATTTTGATGTGCAAGAAGGAAAAGAACTTGCTGAAAAGGGTCAAACCATGCTTTTTGATCTGGTTTCTGAACTTTCAACTCCGGTTATTGCTGCAGTAAACGGATTTGCTTTAGGTGGAGGACTTGAACTTGCCATGGCCTGTCATATTAGAGTTAGCAGTGAAAATGCAAGGATGGGTCTTCCCGAAGTTTCACTTGGGCTGATACCGGGATATGGAGGGACACAAAGGCTTACTCAACTGGTCGGTAAGGGGAAAGCCCTTGAGATGATCACCACCGGAGGAATGATATCGGCTGAGGATGCCTTAAAATGGGGATTGGTAAATTATGTAGTGCCCCAGGAACAGCTTATGGATTTTTGCGAAAAACTTGGTGACAATATTGCGAAGAATTCCCCAAATGCCATAAAAGCGGCTATTAAAGCCGTTAATGCCAATGTGAAAGAATCCGTTGACGGGTTTAAGGTGGAAATCGAAGAATTTGGCAATTGTTTTGGGACAAAGGACTTTGAAGAAGGGACCACCGCGTTTCTGGAAAAGCGGAAACCAAACTTCTAA
- the trpD gene encoding anthranilate phosphoribosyltransferase — MKEILNRLINHETISKKEAKGVLVNISKGVYNTSQIASFLTVYMMRSVSVEELDGFREALLELCLPVNLSDFDAVDLCGTGGDGKDTFNISTLSSFVTAGAGVKVAKHGNYGVSSSCGSSNVLEHLGIKFSNEEAFLQKSIDQAGICILHAPLFHPAMKNVAPIRKELGVKTFFNMLGPMVNPSFPKNQMVGVFSLELARMYGYLYQTTDKNYAILHDLAGYDEISLTSQTKMISNKEDRIINPTDLGISSLKQEDIHGGKGVKDSAEIFLKVLNGQGTEAQNNVVCANAGLAISVVNKISHKEGFEKAREALLSKEALKAFKKLHDLSKLN; from the coding sequence ATGAAAGAAATTTTAAATCGTCTCATCAACCATGAGACCATATCGAAAAAGGAGGCCAAGGGCGTTTTGGTAAATATATCCAAAGGGGTTTACAATACCAGTCAGATCGCTTCATTTTTGACGGTTTATATGATGCGAAGCGTTTCAGTTGAAGAACTGGACGGATTCAGAGAGGCATTGCTGGAATTATGCCTTCCTGTAAATTTGTCTGATTTTGATGCTGTAGATCTGTGCGGAACCGGTGGTGATGGAAAAGATACATTTAATATCTCTACCCTATCTTCTTTTGTAACAGCGGGTGCCGGGGTTAAAGTGGCTAAACATGGTAATTACGGGGTATCATCTTCCTGCGGGTCTTCGAATGTTCTTGAACATTTAGGGATTAAATTCTCGAATGAAGAAGCATTTTTACAAAAGTCCATTGACCAGGCAGGGATCTGTATCTTACATGCACCCCTTTTTCATCCCGCGATGAAAAATGTTGCCCCTATTCGAAAAGAATTAGGTGTAAAAACTTTTTTCAATATGCTGGGACCTATGGTGAATCCTTCATTTCCAAAGAATCAAATGGTTGGGGTATTTAGCCTGGAACTGGCAAGAATGTACGGTTATTTGTACCAGACAACAGATAAAAACTATGCCATCTTACATGATCTGGCAGGTTATGATGAGATTTCCCTGACCAGCCAAACCAAGATGATCAGCAATAAAGAAGACAGGATTATAAATCCTACAGATTTGGGAATTTCCTCTTTAAAACAGGAAGATATTCATGGAGGAAAAGGCGTAAAGGATAGCGCTGAGATATTTTTAAAGGTGCTCAATGGCCAAGGGACTGAGGCACAGAATAATGTTGTTTGTGCAAATGCGGGCCTTGCAATATCTGTTGTGAATAAAATAAGTCACAAAGAAGGTTTTGAGAAGGCCAGGGAAGCGTTGCTTTCAAAAGAGGCATTAAAAGCGTTTAAGAAACTTCATGATTTAAGTAAACTAAATTGA
- the trpA gene encoding tryptophan synthase subunit alpha has protein sequence MNRIEEKLAIHASSGKEPKKLLSIYFTAGYPELDDTVSVIKKLEASGVDMIEIGLPFSDPLADGPTIQDSSTQALNNGMTTEKLFEQLSSIRKEVEIPLLIMGYFNPMLQYGIEEFCQKCAETGIDGLIIPDLPVDVFHREYMEIFDKHGLYNVFLITPQTSDERIKYIDSISKGFIYMVSSASTTGAKNSFGTQQDEYFERIKNLELDTPQIVGFGISNYDTFLKATAHANGAIVGSAFVKFLKENSISKIPEFINQIKEPSHLSES, from the coding sequence ATGAACAGAATAGAAGAAAAACTGGCAATCCATGCCAGCAGCGGAAAAGAACCAAAGAAGTTACTTTCAATATATTTTACGGCGGGTTATCCTGAACTAGATGATACTGTTAGTGTGATCAAGAAATTAGAAGCGTCAGGTGTAGACATGATAGAGATCGGATTACCTTTTTCGGATCCTCTGGCTGACGGCCCAACCATTCAGGACAGTAGCACACAGGCGCTGAATAACGGTATGACCACAGAAAAGCTTTTTGAACAACTTTCTTCTATTCGAAAAGAGGTGGAAATCCCGTTATTGATCATGGGATATTTTAATCCAATGTTGCAATACGGCATCGAAGAATTTTGTCAGAAGTGTGCAGAAACAGGAATTGACGGCCTGATCATTCCGGACCTCCCGGTTGATGTCTTTCATCGGGAATATATGGAAATCTTCGACAAACACGGACTGTATAACGTATTCCTTATAACCCCCCAGACCTCAGACGAGAGAATTAAATATATTGACAGTATATCAAAAGGGTTCATATATATGGTAAGTTCGGCGAGCACCACCGGGGCAAAAAATTCATTTGGGACACAGCAGGATGAATATTTTGAACGAATCAAAAACCTGGAACTGGATACGCCTCAGATTGTTGGATTTGGAATTTCAAATTACGATACGTTTCTTAAGGCTACGGCTCATGCCAACGGTGCCATTGTGGGATCCGCTTTTGTAAAATTCCTGAAAGAGAATTCCATCTCAAAGATTCCTGAGTTTATAAACCAGATCAAAGAGCCATCTCATTTGTCAGAAAGTTAA
- a CDS encoding sensor histidine kinase yields MTPINKLSLRTRIFIAMIFIVVIASILIAAVTIYQFNEQAEDYHIKRLERKEEAIKAAIAYELLRDSIDAFETVSLPIILEKKLNEISDIHNLDINIYNLKGELLKSSYVQNPTDTTDTNLSGDIMKRIIFNPDHRLVVQKSSADGTKFKSSFSYLIGSYNQEVGIIGVPYKQDNTFQEQELKEFLERLSVVYLLIFFIGIVLAYFLSKYITKSLENVSRKMRQTTVEKTNEKIILDDASQEILNLVDSYNSMIDEIEDSAVKLAQSERKHAWREMAKQVAHEIKNPLTPMRLTVQSFAHNFDAEDPDFESKLQEFCDTLIQQIDIMSEIASAFSNFAEMPTANKEKLNIVEEVKKALDIFHEPYIRYHPDKKEITARVDKIQLTRIITNLVTNAIHALENTENPEINVKVFETQEEVFIDVEDNGKGIEKEDSSKIFEPKFTTKSSGMGLGLPMVKNIVEAYNGKISFTSGKMGKTVFSVSLPKDN; encoded by the coding sequence ATGACCCCAATCAATAAGTTATCACTAAGGACCAGGATCTTTATAGCAATGATCTTTATTGTTGTGATTGCTTCTATACTCATCGCAGCCGTCACTATTTATCAGTTCAATGAACAGGCTGAGGACTATCATATTAAAAGGCTTGAACGCAAAGAAGAAGCCATCAAGGCCGCAATTGCCTATGAGTTACTGAGAGACTCGATCGATGCTTTTGAAACGGTTTCTCTTCCGATTATCCTGGAAAAAAAACTCAATGAAATTTCAGACATTCATAACCTGGATATCAACATTTACAACTTAAAAGGGGAGCTTCTCAAAAGCTCTTATGTCCAGAACCCTACGGATACGACCGATACAAACCTGTCAGGTGATATCATGAAGCGCATTATTTTCAATCCTGATCACAGGCTTGTCGTTCAAAAGTCTTCTGCAGACGGAACGAAATTTAAGTCTTCATTTTCTTATCTTATTGGATCATATAATCAGGAAGTCGGTATCATAGGCGTACCTTACAAACAGGATAACACCTTTCAGGAACAAGAATTGAAAGAGTTTTTGGAACGGCTTTCAGTAGTATATCTTTTAATATTTTTTATAGGAATCGTTCTTGCATATTTCCTTTCCAAGTATATAACGAAATCACTTGAAAATGTAAGTAGAAAAATGAGGCAGACGACTGTGGAAAAAACCAATGAAAAGATAATTCTGGATGACGCAAGCCAGGAGATCCTTAACCTTGTGGATTCTTATAACAGTATGATCGATGAAATTGAAGATTCAGCAGTAAAACTGGCTCAAAGTGAAAGGAAACATGCCTGGAGAGAGATGGCAAAGCAAGTGGCTCATGAAATAAAGAATCCGTTGACTCCCATGCGATTAACGGTCCAGAGTTTTGCTCATAATTTTGATGCTGAAGACCCTGATTTTGAGTCTAAATTGCAGGAATTTTGTGATACTTTAATTCAGCAGATTGATATTATGAGTGAGATAGCTTCAGCTTTTTCGAATTTTGCTGAAATGCCCACAGCGAATAAAGAGAAGTTGAATATCGTTGAAGAGGTAAAAAAGGCCCTTGATATTTTCCATGAACCTTATATACGATATCATCCCGATAAAAAAGAAATTACGGCCCGGGTGGATAAAATTCAGTTAACAAGAATTATTACTAATCTGGTAACCAATGCAATACATGCTCTTGAAAATACTGAGAACCCTGAAATAAATGTCAAGGTTTTCGAAACTCAAGAGGAAGTGTTTATAGACGTGGAGGACAATGGCAAGGGAATAGAAAAGGAGGATTCATCTAAAATCTTTGAGCCTAAATTCACAACAAAATCAAGTGGTATGGGCTTGGGCCTTCCTATGGTAAAAAATATTGTTGAAGCATATAACGGCAAAATTTCATTTACCTCAGGCAAGATGGGAAAAACCGTATTTTCAGTATCTTTACCTAAAGACAATTAG
- a CDS encoding TerB family tellurite resistance protein, with protein MANFSKWLGAGLGWTFAGPIGGILGFVLGSFVDEFSESDLMDLNKKSGSQQSTQSGDFEISLLVLAAIVIKSDGSVDKRELDFVRSSFIGMYGKERANHAFKLFKGIIQNNKISTRQVCLQINRHMNHPSRLQLLHFLFGVAKSDGMVTEKELNKINTIAGYLNINPYDFNSIKAMFYNEVDSSYKILEIDKTASDSEVKTAYRKMVKKYHPDKLRNLGEEHVKGGEEKFRQVQRAYEHIQKERGL; from the coding sequence ATGGCAAATTTTTCAAAATGGCTTGGGGCCGGTCTTGGCTGGACTTTTGCCGGCCCGATAGGAGGCATATTAGGATTTGTCCTGGGGAGTTTTGTAGATGAATTTTCTGAGAGTGATTTAATGGATCTCAATAAAAAATCGGGAAGTCAGCAATCAACTCAGTCGGGAGATTTTGAGATCAGCCTTTTGGTGCTGGCGGCGATAGTTATCAAATCGGATGGCAGTGTTGACAAGCGGGAGCTTGATTTTGTGAGATCATCTTTTATAGGGATGTATGGAAAGGAAAGGGCAAATCACGCATTTAAACTATTTAAAGGGATCATCCAGAACAATAAAATTTCAACCCGGCAGGTTTGCCTGCAGATCAACAGGCATATGAACCATCCTTCACGACTTCAGTTATTACATTTCTTATTTGGTGTGGCCAAATCGGATGGGATGGTGACCGAAAAGGAGTTAAACAAGATCAATACCATTGCAGGATACCTGAATATCAATCCATATGATTTCAATTCGATCAAGGCGATGTTCTACAATGAAGTTGACAGTTCGTATAAGATTCTTGAGATCGATAAAACTGCTTCTGATTCTGAGGTAAAGACCGCCTATAGAAAGATGGTCAAAAAATACCATCCGGATAAATTGAGAAACCTGGGTGAAGAGCATGTAAAAGGAGGAGAAGAAAAATTTCGACAAGTCCAACGCGCTTATGAACATATTCAAAAAGAACGTGGATTATAA
- a CDS encoding HD domain-containing protein translates to MDKKELIRLTENFVKKTLHDAEGGHDWFHIERVRRNALHIANGENTDPFIVELGALLHDIADAKFYDGDETVGPKKAEEFLKDHGVKEEIIEHIKNIINYVSFKSSLGQNNETVFESPELKIIQDADRLDAIGAIGIARAFNYGGFKNRSLYDPEIDPNLNMDKETYKKSKAPTINHFYEKLLLLKDMMNTETGQKLAEERHQFMKLYLEQFYQEWEGKK, encoded by the coding sequence ATGGATAAAAAAGAATTGATCAGGCTCACCGAAAATTTTGTGAAAAAAACACTTCACGACGCAGAAGGTGGCCATGACTGGTTCCATATTGAAAGAGTCCGTCGTAACGCCCTACACATTGCAAACGGTGAAAATACAGATCCTTTTATCGTAGAACTGGGAGCTTTGCTTCATGACATAGCCGATGCTAAATTTTACGACGGAGATGAGACCGTCGGTCCCAAAAAAGCGGAGGAATTCCTAAAGGATCATGGTGTCAAAGAGGAGATCATTGAACATATCAAGAACATTATCAACTATGTTTCTTTCAAATCAAGTCTTGGCCAAAATAATGAAACTGTATTTGAATCTCCGGAGTTAAAAATCATTCAGGACGCGGACCGTCTGGATGCTATCGGGGCCATAGGGATAGCTCGGGCCTTTAATTATGGCGGATTCAAAAACCGGTCCCTTTACGACCCGGAGATAGACCCCAATCTAAACATGGATAAGGAAACCTATAAAAAAAGTAAGGCTCCCACGATCAATCATTTTTATGAAAAACTGTTGCTTCTGAAAGATATGATGAACACAGAAACAGGTCAAAAACTCGCCGAGGAGAGACATCAGTTTATGAAATTATACCTCGAACAGTTTTATCAGGAATGGGAAGGAAAAAAATAA
- a CDS encoding sensor histidine kinase yields the protein MFQYKRERDFKRDQIEISLNNIAELTHSYIDRKGLSEMSDYAALDSLFLYVLKENIRVTVLDHKGKVLYDSEVSEVTEMENHLHRPEIQKALKSGQGSNIRESATTGYEYYYYAKYYRDMYVRTAAHYDVEVRNFLVVEKLFIFYLVSLFLVTWLFISIITKNLSSALFKLKDFATKLGHGEEIKEKVEFPKGEFGEISKQIADIYDKLTAAKGKIEIEKNKLYSHLIALNEGIAFYTPDKKRILRNNHFIQYLNIISGDKNISEEEIFKVPEFKTLNKFLEKHLNAENGIDKNNLPSLEEEVHKDKRTFTVHTIIFADRSFEIVIRDITKLEKQKKLKEEITSNIAHELKTPITIILGYLELLKENNLSKEDQGKYVENAYRQSERLSDLIKDISLLQKMSEARDLFKFELLNLNELIYEVKDSLGLSLTEKDIKVNIRLSKPILISGNRSLLVSVFFNLFDNAIKYGGNGIEITLNNYLEDSNFFYFSFSNTGNSIDEKHFLRVFERFYRVDEDRSRPKGGTGLGLSIVKNAIQLHGGEITVKNLNQGGVEFLFTLAKSS from the coding sequence TTGTTTCAATACAAGAGAGAGCGTGATTTCAAAAGGGATCAAATAGAGATAAGCCTTAACAACATTGCCGAACTTACCCACAGCTACATTGACAGGAAAGGGTTAAGTGAAATGAGTGATTACGCAGCTCTTGATTCTCTGTTTCTTTATGTTTTAAAGGAGAATATAAGAGTAACCGTGCTGGATCACAAAGGAAAAGTGCTCTATGATTCGGAGGTTAGTGAGGTTACTGAAATGGAGAATCACCTTCACAGGCCGGAAATTCAGAAGGCTTTAAAATCGGGGCAAGGCTCCAACATTAGGGAGTCGGCTACCACGGGTTACGAATATTATTACTACGCAAAATATTACCGGGATATGTATGTACGTACAGCCGCTCATTATGACGTGGAAGTAAGGAATTTTCTGGTCGTGGAAAAGCTGTTTATATTTTATCTTGTTTCGCTGTTTCTTGTAACATGGCTGTTCATTAGTATTATCACAAAAAACTTAAGCAGCGCCTTGTTTAAATTAAAAGATTTTGCCACAAAATTGGGGCATGGCGAGGAAATCAAAGAAAAAGTCGAGTTTCCAAAGGGTGAATTTGGTGAGATCAGTAAACAGATCGCTGATATATATGATAAGCTTACTGCCGCAAAAGGAAAAATTGAAATAGAAAAAAATAAGTTGTATTCTCACCTTATTGCACTTAACGAGGGAATTGCTTTTTATACACCTGATAAAAAGAGAATCCTCAGGAATAATCATTTCATACAGTACCTGAATATCATCTCAGGGGATAAGAATATTTCTGAAGAGGAAATTTTTAAGGTTCCGGAATTTAAAACCTTAAACAAGTTTTTGGAAAAGCACCTCAATGCTGAAAATGGTATTGATAAGAATAATCTCCCGAGCCTGGAGGAGGAGGTTCACAAAGATAAAAGAACGTTTACTGTTCATACGATCATTTTTGCCGACAGAAGTTTTGAGATTGTCATCAGGGATATCACCAAACTTGAAAAGCAGAAAAAATTAAAAGAAGAGATTACTTCGAATATTGCACACGAACTTAAGACTCCTATCACTATCATATTAGGTTATCTCGAGTTGTTAAAGGAGAATAACCTTTCAAAGGAGGATCAGGGCAAATACGTGGAAAACGCCTACAGACAGTCTGAGAGGCTTTCCGATCTTATCAAAGATATTTCGCTGCTCCAAAAGATGTCGGAAGCCAGGGATCTTTTCAAATTCGAATTGTTGAATTTGAACGAATTAATTTATGAAGTCAAAGATTCTCTGGGGCTGAGCCTGACTGAAAAGGATATAAAAGTAAATATTCGTTTGTCAAAACCCATTCTGATCAGCGGGAATCGTTCCCTGCTTGTTTCGGTGTTTTTCAACCTTTTTGACAACGCCATTAAATACGGTGGTAATGGAATTGAGATCACCTTGAATAATTATCTGGAGGATTCGAACTTTTTCTACTTCTCTTTTTCCAATACAGGGAACAGTATTGATGAAAAACATTTCTTGCGTGTTTTTGAACGCTTCTACCGTGTAGATGAGGATCGCTCGAGGCCTAAAGGCGGCACCGGATTGGGCCTTTCCATTGTTAAAAATGCCATTCAGTTGCACGGGGGTGAGATCACGGTAAAGAATCTGAATCAAGGTGGAGTCGAGTTTCTTTTTACCCTCGCCAAATCTTCCTGA